The following proteins are encoded in a genomic region of Canis lupus familiaris isolate Mischka breed German Shepherd chromosome 6, alternate assembly UU_Cfam_GSD_1.0, whole genome shotgun sequence:
- the LUC7L gene encoding putative RNA-binding protein Luc7-like 1 isoform X4 has translation MLVVSGERGCAFANCNLLWFVFLFPIEAMKLFSVSLPAYINLQGSCRKASCSSSRDETRQRVKFTDDRVCKSHLLDCCPHDILAGTRMDLGECTKIHDLALRADYEIASKERDLFFELDAMDHLESFIAECDRRTELAKKRLAETQEEISAEVSAKAEKVHELNEEIGKLLAKAEQLGAEGNVDESQKILMEVEKVRAKKKEAEEEYRNSMPASSFQQQKLRVCEVCSAYLGLHDNDRRLADHFGGKLHLGFIQIREKLDQLRKTVAEKQEKRNQDRLRRREEREREERLSRRSGSRTRDRRRSRSRDRRRRRSRSTSRERRKSSRSRSRDRHRRHRSRSRSHSRGHRRASRDRSAKYKFSRERTSREESWEHGRSERGAADWRLESSNGKMASRRSEEKEAGEI, from the exons ATGCTGGTTGTCTCAGGAGAACGCGGTTGCGCCTTTGCAAACTGTAACCTGCTGTGGTTTGTGTTCCTCTTTCCGATCGAAGCGATGAAGTT gttCAGTGTATCTTTGCCTGCCTACATCAATCTGCAAGGGAGTTGCAGAAAAGCCTCATGTTCATCGAGCC GAGACGAAACCAGACAGAGGGTCAAGTTTACAGATGACCGTGTCTGCAAGAGTCACCTTCTGGACTGCTGCCCCCATGATATCCTGGCTGGGACG CGCATGGATTTAGGAGAATGTACCAAAATCCACGACTTGGCCCTCCGAGCAGATTATGAGATTGCAAGTAAAGAAAGGGACCTGTTTTTTGAATTAgat GCAATGGATCACTTGGAATCCTTTATTGCCGAGTGCGATCGGAGGACTGAGCTTGCCAAGAAGCGGCTAGCAGAGACGCAAGAGGAGATCAGTGCAGAAGTTTCTGCGAAG GCAGAAAAAGTACATGAGTTgaatgaagaaataggaaaactaCTTGCTAAAGCTGAGCAACTGGGAGCTGAAGGAAATGTGGATGAATCCCAGAAGATTCTTATGGAAGTGGAGAAAGTCcgtgcaaagaaaaaagaagctgag GAAGAATACAGAAATTCCATGCCTGCATCCAGTTTCCAACAGCAGAAGCTGCGTGTCTGTGAGGTCTGTTCAGCCTACCTTGGGCTCCATGACAATGACCGTCGTCTTGCAGACCACTTCGGGGGCAAGTTACACTTGGGGTTCATTCAGATCCGAGAGAAGCTTGATCAGTTGAGG aaaactgtggctgaaaagcaagagaagagaaatcaggatcgtctgaggaggagagaggagagagagcggGAGGAGCGGCTGAGCAGGAG GTCTGGATCAAGAACCAGAGATCGAAGGAG GTCACGCTCCCGGGACCGGCGTCGGAGGAGGTCCAGATCTACCTCCAGGGAGCGACGAAAGTcatcccggtcccggtcccgagACAGACACCGGCGCCACCGCAGCCGTTCCCGGAGCCACAGCCGGGGCCACCGCCGGGCTTCCAGGGACCGGAGTGCGAAATACAA GTTCTCCAGAGAGCGGACATCGAGAGAGGAGTCCTGGGAGCACGGGCGCAGTGAGCGAGGGGCCGCTGATTGGAGGCTGGAGAGCTCCAACGGGAAGATGGCTTCGCGGAGGTCGGAGGAGAAGGAGGCTGGCGAGATCTGA
- the LUC7L gene encoding putative RNA-binding protein Luc7-like 1 isoform X1, translating into MSAQAQMRALLDQLMGTARDGDETRQRVKFTDDRVCKSHLLDCCPHDILAGTRMDLGECTKIHDLALRADYEIASKERDLFFELDAMDHLESFIAECDRRTELAKKRLAETQEEISAEVSAKAEKVHELNEEIGKLLAKAEQLGAEGNVDESQKILMEVEKVRAKKKEAEEEYRNSMPASSFQQQKLRVCEVCSAYLGLHDNDRRLADHFGGKLHLGFIQIREKLDQLRKTVAEKQEKRNQDRLRRREEREREERLSRRSGSRTRDRRRSRSRDRRRRRSRSTSRERRKSSRSRSRDRHRRHRSRSRSHSRGHRRASRDRSAKYKFSRERTSREESWEHGRSERGAADWRLESSNGKMASRRSEEKEAGEI; encoded by the exons ATGTCCGCCCAGGCGCAGATGCGGGCCCTGCTGGACCAGCTCATGGGCACGGCCCGGGACG GAGACGAAACCAGACAGAGGGTCAAGTTTACAGATGACCGTGTCTGCAAGAGTCACCTTCTGGACTGCTGCCCCCATGATATCCTGGCTGGGACG CGCATGGATTTAGGAGAATGTACCAAAATCCACGACTTGGCCCTCCGAGCAGATTATGAGATTGCAAGTAAAGAAAGGGACCTGTTTTTTGAATTAgat GCAATGGATCACTTGGAATCCTTTATTGCCGAGTGCGATCGGAGGACTGAGCTTGCCAAGAAGCGGCTAGCAGAGACGCAAGAGGAGATCAGTGCAGAAGTTTCTGCGAAG GCAGAAAAAGTACATGAGTTgaatgaagaaataggaaaactaCTTGCTAAAGCTGAGCAACTGGGAGCTGAAGGAAATGTGGATGAATCCCAGAAGATTCTTATGGAAGTGGAGAAAGTCcgtgcaaagaaaaaagaagctgag GAAGAATACAGAAATTCCATGCCTGCATCCAGTTTCCAACAGCAGAAGCTGCGTGTCTGTGAGGTCTGTTCAGCCTACCTTGGGCTCCATGACAATGACCGTCGTCTTGCAGACCACTTCGGGGGCAAGTTACACTTGGGGTTCATTCAGATCCGAGAGAAGCTTGATCAGTTGAGG aaaactgtggctgaaaagcaagagaagagaaatcaggatcgtctgaggaggagagaggagagagagcggGAGGAGCGGCTGAGCAGGAG GTCTGGATCAAGAACCAGAGATCGAAGGAG GTCACGCTCCCGGGACCGGCGTCGGAGGAGGTCCAGATCTACCTCCAGGGAGCGACGAAAGTcatcccggtcccggtcccgagACAGACACCGGCGCCACCGCAGCCGTTCCCGGAGCCACAGCCGGGGCCACCGCCGGGCTTCCAGGGACCGGAGTGCGAAATACAA GTTCTCCAGAGAGCGGACATCGAGAGAGGAGTCCTGGGAGCACGGGCGCAGTGAGCGAGGGGCCGCTGATTGGAGGCTGGAGAGCTCCAACGGGAAGATGGCTTCGCGGAGGTCGGAGGAGAAGGAGGCTGGCGAGATCTGA
- the LUC7L gene encoding putative RNA-binding protein Luc7-like 1 isoform X5, with product MQMGDETRQRVKFTDDRVCKSHLLDCCPHDILAGTRMDLGECTKIHDLALRADYEIASKERDLFFELDAMDHLESFIAECDRRTELAKKRLAETQEEISAEVSAKAEKVHELNEEIGKLLAKAEQLGAEGNVDESQKILMEVEKVRAKKKEAEEEYRNSMPASSFQQQKLRVCEVCSAYLGLHDNDRRLADHFGGKLHLGFIQIREKLDQLRKTVAEKQEKRNQDRLRRREEREREERLSRRSGSRTRDRRRSRSRDRRRRRSRSTSRERRKSSRSRSRDRHRRHRSRSRSHSRGHRRASRDRSAKYKFSRERTSREESWEHGRSERGAADWRLESSNGKMASRRSEEKEAGEI from the exons ATGCAGATGG GAGACGAAACCAGACAGAGGGTCAAGTTTACAGATGACCGTGTCTGCAAGAGTCACCTTCTGGACTGCTGCCCCCATGATATCCTGGCTGGGACG CGCATGGATTTAGGAGAATGTACCAAAATCCACGACTTGGCCCTCCGAGCAGATTATGAGATTGCAAGTAAAGAAAGGGACCTGTTTTTTGAATTAgat GCAATGGATCACTTGGAATCCTTTATTGCCGAGTGCGATCGGAGGACTGAGCTTGCCAAGAAGCGGCTAGCAGAGACGCAAGAGGAGATCAGTGCAGAAGTTTCTGCGAAG GCAGAAAAAGTACATGAGTTgaatgaagaaataggaaaactaCTTGCTAAAGCTGAGCAACTGGGAGCTGAAGGAAATGTGGATGAATCCCAGAAGATTCTTATGGAAGTGGAGAAAGTCcgtgcaaagaaaaaagaagctgag GAAGAATACAGAAATTCCATGCCTGCATCCAGTTTCCAACAGCAGAAGCTGCGTGTCTGTGAGGTCTGTTCAGCCTACCTTGGGCTCCATGACAATGACCGTCGTCTTGCAGACCACTTCGGGGGCAAGTTACACTTGGGGTTCATTCAGATCCGAGAGAAGCTTGATCAGTTGAGG aaaactgtggctgaaaagcaagagaagagaaatcaggatcgtctgaggaggagagaggagagagagcggGAGGAGCGGCTGAGCAGGAG GTCTGGATCAAGAACCAGAGATCGAAGGAG GTCACGCTCCCGGGACCGGCGTCGGAGGAGGTCCAGATCTACCTCCAGGGAGCGACGAAAGTcatcccggtcccggtcccgagACAGACACCGGCGCCACCGCAGCCGTTCCCGGAGCCACAGCCGGGGCCACCGCCGGGCTTCCAGGGACCGGAGTGCGAAATACAA GTTCTCCAGAGAGCGGACATCGAGAGAGGAGTCCTGGGAGCACGGGCGCAGTGAGCGAGGGGCCGCTGATTGGAGGCTGGAGAGCTCCAACGGGAAGATGGCTTCGCGGAGGTCGGAGGAGAAGGAGGCTGGCGAGATCTGA
- the LUC7L gene encoding putative RNA-binding protein Luc7-like 1 isoform X3 codes for MSAQAQMRALLDQLMGTARDGDETRQRVKFTDDRVCKSHLLDCCPHDILAGTRMDLGECTKIHDLALRADYEIASKERDLFFELDAMDHLESFIAECDRRTELAKKRLAETQEEISAEVSAKAEKVHELNEEIGKLLAKAEQLGAEGNVDESQKILMEVEKVRAKKKEAEEEYRNSMPASSFQQQKLRVCEVCSAYLGLHDNDRRLADHFGGKLHLGFIQIREKLDQLRKTVAEKQEKRNQDRLRRREEREREERLSRRSGSRTRDRRRSRSRDRRRRRSRSTSRERRKSSRSRSRDRHRRHRSRSRSHSRGHRRASRDRSAKYK; via the exons ATGTCCGCCCAGGCGCAGATGCGGGCCCTGCTGGACCAGCTCATGGGCACGGCCCGGGACG GAGACGAAACCAGACAGAGGGTCAAGTTTACAGATGACCGTGTCTGCAAGAGTCACCTTCTGGACTGCTGCCCCCATGATATCCTGGCTGGGACG CGCATGGATTTAGGAGAATGTACCAAAATCCACGACTTGGCCCTCCGAGCAGATTATGAGATTGCAAGTAAAGAAAGGGACCTGTTTTTTGAATTAgat GCAATGGATCACTTGGAATCCTTTATTGCCGAGTGCGATCGGAGGACTGAGCTTGCCAAGAAGCGGCTAGCAGAGACGCAAGAGGAGATCAGTGCAGAAGTTTCTGCGAAG GCAGAAAAAGTACATGAGTTgaatgaagaaataggaaaactaCTTGCTAAAGCTGAGCAACTGGGAGCTGAAGGAAATGTGGATGAATCCCAGAAGATTCTTATGGAAGTGGAGAAAGTCcgtgcaaagaaaaaagaagctgag GAAGAATACAGAAATTCCATGCCTGCATCCAGTTTCCAACAGCAGAAGCTGCGTGTCTGTGAGGTCTGTTCAGCCTACCTTGGGCTCCATGACAATGACCGTCGTCTTGCAGACCACTTCGGGGGCAAGTTACACTTGGGGTTCATTCAGATCCGAGAGAAGCTTGATCAGTTGAGG aaaactgtggctgaaaagcaagagaagagaaatcaggatcgtctgaggaggagagaggagagagagcggGAGGAGCGGCTGAGCAGGAG GTCTGGATCAAGAACCAGAGATCGAAGGAG GTCACGCTCCCGGGACCGGCGTCGGAGGAGGTCCAGATCTACCTCCAGGGAGCGACGAAAGTcatcccggtcccggtcccgagACAGACACCGGCGCCACCGCAGCCGTTCCCGGAGCCACAGCCGGGGCCACCGCCGGGCTTCCAGGGACCGGAGTGCGAAATACAAGTAA
- the LUC7L gene encoding putative RNA-binding protein Luc7-like 1 isoform X2 — MDLGECTKIHDLALRADYEIASKERDLFFELDAMDHLESFIAECDRRTELAKKRLAETQEEISAEVSAKAEKVHELNEEIGKLLAKAEQLGAEGNVDESQKILMEVEKVRAKKKEAEEEYRNSMPASSFQQQKLRVCEVCSAYLGLHDNDRRLADHFGGKLHLGFIQIREKLDQLRKTVAEKQEKRNQDRLRRREEREREERLSRRSGSRTRDRRRSRSRDRRRRRSRSTSRERRKSSRSRSRDRHRRHRSRSRSHSRGHRRASRDRSAKYKFSRERTSREESWEHGRSERGAADWRLESSNGKMASRRSEEKEAGEI, encoded by the exons ATGGATTTAGGAGAATGTACCAAAATCCACGACTTGGCCCTCCGAGCAGATTATGAGATTGCAAGTAAAGAAAGGGACCTGTTTTTTGAATTAgat GCAATGGATCACTTGGAATCCTTTATTGCCGAGTGCGATCGGAGGACTGAGCTTGCCAAGAAGCGGCTAGCAGAGACGCAAGAGGAGATCAGTGCAGAAGTTTCTGCGAAG GCAGAAAAAGTACATGAGTTgaatgaagaaataggaaaactaCTTGCTAAAGCTGAGCAACTGGGAGCTGAAGGAAATGTGGATGAATCCCAGAAGATTCTTATGGAAGTGGAGAAAGTCcgtgcaaagaaaaaagaagctgag GAAGAATACAGAAATTCCATGCCTGCATCCAGTTTCCAACAGCAGAAGCTGCGTGTCTGTGAGGTCTGTTCAGCCTACCTTGGGCTCCATGACAATGACCGTCGTCTTGCAGACCACTTCGGGGGCAAGTTACACTTGGGGTTCATTCAGATCCGAGAGAAGCTTGATCAGTTGAGG aaaactgtggctgaaaagcaagagaagagaaatcaggatcgtctgaggaggagagaggagagagagcggGAGGAGCGGCTGAGCAGGAG GTCTGGATCAAGAACCAGAGATCGAAGGAG GTCACGCTCCCGGGACCGGCGTCGGAGGAGGTCCAGATCTACCTCCAGGGAGCGACGAAAGTcatcccggtcccggtcccgagACAGACACCGGCGCCACCGCAGCCGTTCCCGGAGCCACAGCCGGGGCCACCGCCGGGCTTCCAGGGACCGGAGTGCGAAATACAA GTTCTCCAGAGAGCGGACATCGAGAGAGGAGTCCTGGGAGCACGGGCGCAGTGAGCGAGGGGCCGCTGATTGGAGGCTGGAGAGCTCCAACGGGAAGATGGCTTCGCGGAGGTCGGAGGAGAAGGAGGCTGGCGAGATCTGA